The Ignavibacteria bacterium genomic interval TTGAAAATAAATTTTGAGAACATCACTACAAAGCAAAATCAAAACTATTGAACTTATGATCTGCGCATAAAAGATAGAATTTATTCCCATCGATAGATTGTGAATAAATATCACATTTAAAACAAAATTAAGTAAAGCGGAGATTACTGTATTACTGACAAATCGTTTCGACTTTTCAAGTGTTACGTATATAATCGAAAAGTAATATGAATAGGTCATCAGAAGAATTGAAATAATCCCAAGCGAAAGAGATAACGAGTACTCGCTGCTGTGGAGAACTATCTGTGAAATTTCTCTTGCGAAGAAAAGTAAAATCACCGTGATTGGAAGAGATACTGCGGAAATCAAGAAAATCAGATTAGAAAAAATTAATCTCTGTTCACTTTGAGATTTCGCTGAAGTAAAATACTTCACAAAACTTCCCTGCAGCCCTAGGTGAAAAAAAATAGAGATGATCGAAGCAAACGAAATTACTAAGGAATATATTCCGAATTCCTTTGAAGAAATATAATGAGTATAGAATGGAAGAAGGATAAAACTCAGACTGCGGGCAATAAGATGTCCGAAACCATAAATACTCGTGTGAAAAAATATTCCGTGATTTGATTTCTCAGAGGATCCCATGCTCGCGGTAATGCTGCTTCAATGCTGAATTAACTTTTTCAAATGAATGATACTCCTCCACCCACTTCCTAGATTTAATACTAACTTTTTCACGTAATTCTCGTGAATCAATCAGCTCCATAAGTTTCGAATAAAGCTGATCTTCATTATTTGCGACAACAAATGGATTGGAAGGAAGAAAGTCTTCATACTCCTTCGTCATATTAGTGAGTGTTGGAATTCCCATTCCAAGACTTTCAAGTCCGCTTTTGCCATACCCGGTTCCTCCCATAGCGCCGCCAACTTGATCGATGCAAATATCACAAGTCGATTTGACATCAAGCACTTTTGAACGAATCTGTTTTTCCAATAGAATGAAATCGATCTTGCGGTCTTTTTTAATTTTGTTAATCACTTTCAGAATAAGCGAAGTTCCCTTGAACTTTCTGTTTGTCGGTGTGTGAATAATCTTAATTTTCTCTGAATCATTTTTTTTTCGAATCGGCAATTCATCGATATTGAATGGATAAAATAAGTAATGTACGGTCGGATGCATTTTGAGATGATCGAATTCAGAAGTTAGATTCAGATCAGAAATTCTATCAAGCTCTCTCATCAATCCGCGAGATCGTAAATCACTACCAAAGTAACAGCAAACAATCTTTTTTCCATCTGTTTTCCAATTTTTTGCAATTCTTGAATCCCTAAAAAAATCCATTCCACCATCGTAGTGAATAACATCGTATTTGTTCAATTCATGTTCTTCAATGAATGCCATTATTTTTTTGGTGCGAAGTGATTCGGCAACATCGAAATATAGTGACTCAAAAAAATTTTTAGGTTCAAAATAGATAGGATACGATTTTTCTTTACGTTCTACAGATTTGTGTAGATTTTCAATTTTACTCTTTCGCCAATAGTTCGAGATGAAGTTTCTCGGAACAAAATAATTTAAACAAGCTTCTTCGGGAAATTTATAAGGTGTATGATAGAATGTTACCAGCTTCGCTTCGTCTCCGGATGCCCTATGCATTTGCACATAAGAATAAGGTACGCCAGCATAATTTTCTACTGCTATGTGAAGAATTTTTAACACTTAAATTCTAAAGGTCTAAATAAAATGTGTCACGGAAAATTCCTCTCGCACCAAAGTTTTCTTTGAATCTTCCTAATCCCCAATTCGGTTCCATATTTACTGTGAAAATCCCAAAATCAAGATAATTGAATCCTTCTGATTTATATTTTCTCATGATTTCATAAAAAAGTAAATTAACAGGACGATATTCTTGAGCATTTTCATCATGGGAGATATAGAAGGCAAGCACGACCTTTTTATTTGCAGAGAAATTACATACTCCAGCAACTAACTTAGATTTCGCAAAAGCGCCAAACAATCTAACTTTAGTAGGAAAAATATTTTTTATTTTCTTCAATTCATCTAAAGTGTGTGTTGGATTGACATTGTGCCGCATCTTTAGATTTTGTTTTAAGATTTCATAGTATTCTTCAAAACGATCGGTCTCGGCAATCTCAACTCCAGATTTCAAAGATTTTTTTAAAGCTGTTCTTGCTTCCGGTCGGTAAGTATAAACTAAGTTCTCATCATCGAAATCCAGTGACACGACACTTGAGACTTCTCTTTTCAAATAATTGAATCCATTCTTCACTAAAGCAAAGTCGATATAATTCGAAACTTTCGTGCAATAAATAATTGGCGGAAGCGTGAGAATTATACGATTGTATTTTTTGCCTCTGCAGTGATCGATGAGTGATTCAACAAGTTCGAATGAATCTTTAATGTTTAGCGAAGAATCATAAACAAAAGAACCGTAAGAAGCCCCTCGATGAGAATAAAATATTTTCTTCCCATCATTCTTAAATTCAATTGCCGGAAGGACCGAGAATAATTTACTGCTTTTTTCGAACACTAATGATGAGTCGATAAATCTATCTTTTGGGTGATAAGCTAAAAAATCTCTTCGGTGAAAAATCGTACCATTGTCGGATTTATCGATAAAATCATTCCAATCTTCGTCTCTTATTTTACCTAAATTAAATTCGCTGACTTCTATCATAATGAAATAAAAATTGAAAAAATATTTGCTGAACCAAAACTTTCTTTAAAAGGTACATATGCGTAATCAGCCTGAATGCCTTTCCAGTTGATTC includes:
- a CDS encoding glycosyltransferase family 1 protein, whose protein sequence is MLKILHIAVENYAGVPYSYVQMHRASGDEAKLVTFYHTPYKFPEEACLNYFVPRNFISNYWRKSKIENLHKSVERKEKSYPIYFEPKNFFESLYFDVAESLRTKKIMAFIEEHELNKYDVIHYDGGMDFFRDSRIAKNWKTDGKKIVCCYFGSDLRSRGLMRELDRISDLNLTSEFDHLKMHPTVHYLFYPFNIDELPIRKKNDSEKIKIIHTPTNRKFKGTSLILKVINKIKKDRKIDFILLEKQIRSKVLDVKSTCDICIDQVGGAMGGTGYGKSGLESLGMGIPTLTNMTKEYEDFLPSNPFVVANNEDQLYSKLMELIDSRELREKVSIKSRKWVEEYHSFEKVNSALKQHYREHGIL
- a CDS encoding GNAT family N-acetyltransferase; the encoded protein is MIEVSEFNLGKIRDEDWNDFIDKSDNGTIFHRRDFLAYHPKDRFIDSSLVFEKSSKLFSVLPAIEFKNDGKKIFYSHRGASYGSFVYDSSLNIKDSFELVESLIDHCRGKKYNRIILTLPPIIYCTKVSNYIDFALVKNGFNYLKREVSSVVSLDFDDENLVYTYRPEARTALKKSLKSGVEIAETDRFEEYYEILKQNLKMRHNVNPTHTLDELKKIKNIFPTKVRLFGAFAKSKLVAGVCNFSANKKVVLAFYISHDENAQEYRPVNLLFYEIMRKYKSEGFNYLDFGIFTVNMEPNWGLGRFKENFGARGIFRDTFYLDL